A window of Heptranchias perlo isolate sHepPer1 unplaced genomic scaffold, sHepPer1.hap1 HAP1_SCAFFOLD_134, whole genome shotgun sequence contains these coding sequences:
- the LOC137308603 gene encoding zinc finger protein 239-like: MEKPWKCGDCGKGFNSPSEVETHRRSHTGERPFTCSLCGKGFARSSTLLRHQRVHTGERPFTCSLCGKGFTQSSHLLTHQRVHTGERPFTCSVCREGFTRSFHLLRHQRVHAGERPFTCSVCGKGFTRSSHLLRHQRVHQ; encoded by the coding sequence atggagaaaccgtggaaatgtggggactgtgggaagggattcaattccccgtctgaggtggaaactcatcgacgcagtcacaccggggagaggccgttcacctgctccctgtgtgggaagggattcgctcgttcatccaccctgctgagacaccagcgagttcacaccggggagaggccgttcacctgctccctgtgtgggaagggattcactcagtcatcccacctgctgacacaccagcgagttcacaccggggagaggccgttcacctgctccgtgtgtcgggagggattcactcgttcattccacctgctgagacaccagcgagttcacgccggggagaggccattcacctgctccgtgtgcgggaagggattcactcggtcgtcgcacctgctgagacaccagcgagttcaccagTGA